A region from the Paenibacillus humicola genome encodes:
- the zwf gene encoding glucose-6-phosphate dehydrogenase, translating to MEPTTFVLFGATGDLAKRKIYPALYNLFLDGKLPEAFSLFGLGRRENTDETFRANVEQSIRTFSRRGADDAASIGRFVSAFYYSILDVGRKEDFSRLLQRVEQRERELGAAPNRLFYLSVGPEFFETIAANIKDSGLGSEDGWKRLVIEKPFGHDLQSARDLNEKLSESFEEHEIFRIDHYLGKPMVQKLEVLQQSNPVLHALWTNRYIANVQITANEMVGVEERAGYYDHVGAVRDMFQNHMLQLLMMLAIHLPHNSTSETVRIKKKKVMEAVEPLLKEDVGAHVIRGQYAEGEIQGKPAAGYRSEPGIAETSMNDTFIAARLQIDDYFWRGVPFYIRTGKRMKEKSTRIVIEFKEPLKQSSAANDDSKEPNLLVFEISPNESITLQLNSKDPLQKGELKPIQIDFHESREDVREAYENLIFDALQGDPTFFAHWDEVELSWKWVQPILEAFEQNLVPLHLYPAGSYGPAESDALLAREGYHWWFDDKPREQADNKKGDDHYAYHANH from the coding sequence ATGGAGCCAACCACATTTGTTTTGTTTGGAGCCACAGGGGATTTGGCCAAACGGAAAATTTACCCTGCGTTGTATAATTTGTTTCTCGACGGTAAGCTGCCGGAAGCATTCTCCCTGTTCGGACTCGGGAGAAGAGAAAATACGGACGAAACCTTCCGCGCCAACGTCGAGCAGTCGATCCGCACGTTCTCGAGGCGCGGCGCGGACGATGCCGCGTCAATCGGGCGATTCGTGAGCGCGTTTTATTACAGCATTCTGGACGTCGGCCGCAAGGAGGATTTCAGCAGGCTGCTGCAGCGGGTCGAGCAGCGGGAGCGCGAGCTTGGCGCCGCGCCGAACCGGCTCTTCTATTTGTCGGTCGGGCCGGAATTCTTCGAAACGATCGCCGCGAACATCAAGGACAGCGGGCTCGGTTCCGAAGACGGCTGGAAGCGCCTCGTGATCGAGAAGCCTTTCGGCCACGATCTGCAGTCCGCCCGGGATTTGAACGAGAAGCTCAGCGAATCGTTCGAGGAGCATGAAATTTTCCGCATCGACCATTATCTCGGCAAGCCGATGGTGCAGAAGCTCGAGGTGCTGCAGCAGTCCAATCCGGTACTGCACGCTTTATGGACCAACCGGTACATCGCCAACGTGCAAATTACGGCGAACGAAATGGTCGGCGTGGAAGAGCGGGCCGGATATTACGACCATGTAGGCGCCGTTCGGGACATGTTCCAAAATCATATGCTGCAGCTTCTGATGATGCTGGCGATTCACCTTCCGCATAACAGCACCTCCGAGACGGTGCGCATCAAGAAGAAAAAGGTCATGGAAGCCGTCGAGCCGCTGCTGAAAGAGGACGTCGGCGCCCATGTGATCCGCGGACAATATGCGGAGGGCGAAATTCAAGGGAAGCCGGCGGCCGGGTACCGTTCCGAACCGGGCATTGCCGAAACGTCCATGAACGACACATTTATCGCGGCGAGGCTGCAGATCGACGATTACTTCTGGCGGGGCGTTCCTTTTTATATCCGGACGGGCAAGCGAATGAAGGAGAAATCGACGCGGATCGTCATCGAATTCAAGGAGCCGCTGAAGCAGTCTTCGGCAGCAAACGACGACAGCAAAGAGCCGAATCTGCTCGTCTTCGAAATCAGCCCGAACGAAAGCATTACGCTGCAGCTTAACTCCAAAGATCCCCTGCAAAAAGGGGAGCTGAAGCCGATTCAGATCGATTTTCACGAGAGCCGCGAGGACGTGCGGGAAGCTTACGAAAATTTGATTTTCGACGCGCTTCAGGGAGATCCGACGTTTTTCGCGCACTGGGATGAGGTCGAGCTGTCGTGGAAATGGGTGCAGCCGATTTTGGAGGCGTTCGAACAAAATCTCGTTCCGCTTCATCTGTACCCGGCCGGCAGCTACGGGCCGGCCGAGTCCGATGCGCTCCTCGCAAGGGAAGGATACCACTGGTGGTTCGACGACAAGCCGCGGGAGCAAGCCGATAACAAAAAAGGAGACGATCATTATGCCTATCACGCAAACCATTGA
- the tkt gene encoding transketolase, with product MTQTIDQLAIDTIRTLSIDATNTANSGHPGLPMGAAPMAYALWSGHLNHNPGNAKWFNRDRFVLSAGHGSALLYSLLHLTGYQVSLDDLKQFRKLNSKTPGHPEFGHTDGVEATTGPLGQGIANAVGMAMAEAHLASKFNRDGFPVVDHYTYALVGDGCLMEGISYEAMSMAGHMKLGKLIVLYDSNDISLDGDLNLSFGENIQKRAESAHWHYLRVEDGNDVSQIADAIAAAKQNDSQPTLIEIRTIIGYGSKVAGTNKAHGAPLGKEEGKATKEAYGWKFEEEFTVPDEVRAHFEQLKQHGAAKEEAWNSLFASYKAQYPSEGGELDRAIDGKVLLDAADILTFDASKAVSTRIASGQAINHYVKKVPAIFGGSADLSHSTMTDISGEPTYAIDSYSGRNIYFGVREHAMGAAGNGMALHGGVKPFVSTFFVFSDYLRPSIRLAALQKLPVVYVFTHDSIAVGEDGPTHEPVEHLAALRTIPGMTVIRPTDANETASAWAYALQQAAGPVALILSRQNLPVYEATKGNVDEVAKGAYVLAETNDRPDLILVGTGSEVSLAMDAKAELEKDNVSVRVVAMPSRELFDRQTEAYKEQILPASVTKRIAIEAGISLGWDRYTGPSGKVLSIDTFGASGSGGAVMEHFGFSVQNVVRLAKELL from the coding sequence ATCACGCAAACCATTGATCAGCTTGCGATCGATACGATTCGCACCTTGTCGATCGATGCCACCAACACCGCCAATTCCGGCCACCCGGGGCTGCCGATGGGGGCGGCGCCGATGGCATACGCCCTTTGGTCCGGACATCTGAATCACAACCCCGGCAATGCCAAATGGTTCAACCGGGACCGCTTCGTTTTGTCCGCTGGCCATGGTTCGGCTTTGCTGTACAGCCTGCTCCATCTGACGGGCTACCAGGTATCGCTCGACGATTTGAAGCAGTTTCGCAAGCTGAACAGCAAGACGCCCGGGCATCCCGAATTCGGGCATACGGACGGCGTGGAAGCTACGACGGGACCGCTGGGCCAAGGCATCGCGAATGCGGTGGGCATGGCGATGGCCGAAGCCCATCTCGCTTCGAAATTCAATCGGGACGGCTTCCCGGTCGTCGACCATTATACGTACGCGCTCGTCGGCGACGGCTGCCTGATGGAAGGCATCTCCTACGAGGCGATGTCGATGGCGGGCCATATGAAGCTCGGCAAGCTGATCGTGCTATACGATTCCAACGACATTTCACTGGACGGGGATTTAAACCTGTCTTTCGGGGAAAATATCCAGAAACGTGCAGAATCGGCCCATTGGCACTATTTGCGGGTGGAGGACGGCAACGACGTCTCGCAAATCGCCGATGCGATCGCGGCCGCCAAGCAAAACGATTCGCAGCCGACGCTGATCGAAATCCGCACCATTATCGGCTACGGCAGCAAGGTTGCGGGGACGAATAAAGCGCACGGCGCTCCGCTGGGCAAAGAAGAAGGGAAAGCGACCAAGGAAGCGTACGGCTGGAAGTTTGAGGAAGAATTCACCGTTCCGGATGAGGTCAGAGCCCATTTTGAGCAGCTGAAGCAGCATGGAGCGGCCAAAGAAGAAGCGTGGAATTCGCTGTTCGCGTCGTATAAAGCGCAGTATCCTTCGGAAGGCGGAGAGCTGGATCGGGCGATCGACGGCAAGGTGCTGCTGGATGCTGCGGATATTTTGACGTTCGACGCTTCCAAAGCCGTTTCGACGCGTATCGCAAGCGGCCAAGCGATCAACCATTACGTGAAAAAGGTACCCGCCATTTTCGGCGGCAGCGCGGACTTGTCGCACTCCACGATGACGGATATCAGCGGGGAGCCGACATACGCGATCGATTCCTACTCGGGACGCAACATTTATTTCGGCGTCCGCGAGCACGCGATGGGCGCAGCCGGCAACGGCATGGCGCTTCACGGTGGAGTCAAGCCGTTCGTCAGCACGTTTTTCGTATTCAGCGATTATTTGCGCCCGTCCATCCGGCTTGCCGCTCTGCAAAAGCTGCCCGTCGTCTACGTATTCACCCACGACTCGATTGCCGTTGGGGAAGACGGTCCGACGCACGAGCCCGTCGAGCATTTGGCCGCGCTGCGCACCATTCCGGGTATGACGGTGATCCGTCCGACCGACGCCAACGAAACGGCAAGCGCGTGGGCGTACGCCCTGCAGCAAGCCGCCGGGCCGGTCGCCCTCATTTTAAGCCGGCAGAATCTGCCCGTATACGAAGCGACCAAAGGCAATGTGGACGAGGTCGCCAAGGGAGCATATGTGCTGGCGGAAACGAATGACCGGCCGGATCTGATTCTCGTCGGCACCGGATCCGAAGTTTCGCTGGCCATGGACGCCAAAGCCGAGCTGGAGAAAGACAACGTTTCGGTACGCGTAGTCGCCATGCCGAGCCGTGAGCTGTTCGACCGCCAGACCGAGGCGTACAAGGAACAAATCCTTCCGGCTTCCGTTACGAAACGGATCGCCATCGAAGCAGGCATTTCGCTGGGATGGGACCGTTACACAGGGCCAAGCGGCAAAGTGCTGTCGATCGATACGTTCGGCGCGTCGGGTTCCGGCGGCGCGGTGATGGAGCATTTCGGTTTCTCCGTCCAAAACGTGGTAAGATTAGCGAAGGAGCTGCTTTAA
- the fsa gene encoding fructose-6-phosphate aldolase has translation MKFFIDTANLEDIRKAYKLGVLSGVTTNPSLVAKEGVKFEDRIAEILREVPEVESVSAEVTPDAETAEDMIAQANELIKINDNDKNITIKLPMTLAGLEACRYLTKKGVKTNMTLIFTVNQALLASRAGATYVSPFLGRLDDISEDGVQLVSKVAELFRTHNLDTQIIAASVRHPDHVTRVAMAGAHIATVPFSVIEQISKHPLTDQGIAKFAADWKKAVQ, from the coding sequence ATGAAATTTTTTATCGACACTGCAAACCTGGAAGATATCAGAAAGGCCTATAAACTCGGCGTCCTCTCCGGCGTCACGACGAACCCGTCGCTTGTCGCCAAGGAAGGTGTAAAATTCGAGGACCGCATTGCCGAGATTTTGCGCGAAGTACCCGAGGTCGAATCCGTCTCGGCGGAAGTTACGCCGGACGCGGAGACCGCCGAAGACATGATCGCGCAGGCGAACGAGCTGATCAAAATCAACGACAACGACAAAAATATCACGATCAAGCTGCCGATGACGCTGGCCGGCTTGGAGGCGTGCCGCTACCTGACGAAAAAAGGCGTCAAAACGAACATGACGCTCATTTTCACCGTGAACCAGGCACTCTTGGCATCCCGCGCTGGCGCAACCTACGTTTCGCCGTTTCTCGGCCGCTTGGACGACATCTCCGAAGACGGCGTCCAATTGGTATCGAAGGTAGCGGAGCTGTTCCGCACGCATAACCTGGATACGCAAATCATCGCGGCGTCCGTCCGCCATCCGGACCACGTCACCCGCGTCGCGATGGCCGGCGCGCATATCGCAACGGTGCCGTTCTCGGTCATCGAGCAAATTTCCAAGCATCCGCTGACGGATCAAGGGATCGCCAAATTTGCCGCCGACTGGAAAAAAGCCGTTCAATAA
- the gndA gene encoding NADP-dependent phosphogluconate dehydrogenase, whose translation MSKQQIGVAGLAVMGKNLAMNIESKGFSVSVYNRSPEKTKDLVSEAQGKNLVGTYSVEQFVESLETPRKIIIMVKAGQPTDDTINQLVPHLSEGDILIDGGNAFFPDTQRRNKELQAKGLRFIGAGISGGEEGALKGPAIMPGGQKDAYELVEPILTAISAKVNGDPCSTYIGPDGAGHYVKMVHNGIEYGDMQLIGEAYHLLKDVLKLDTDQLHEIFSEWNKGELDSYLIEITADIFSKRDPETGKPMVDVILDSAGQKGTGKWTSQSSLDLGVPLSIITESVFARFLSAMKEERTAASKRLSGPAASAYDGDPQEFIEAVRKALYASKIASYAQGFAQMKAASDAFGWNLNYGRIAMIFRGGCIIRARFLQNIKDAYDRDPELKNLLLDEYFSSIVENYQEAWRRVIAIAVTRGIPVPAFASALAYYDSYRTERLPANLLQAQRDYFGAHTFERVDREGSFHFQWMDNQPVEHSVKS comes from the coding sequence ATGAGCAAGCAGCAGATCGGCGTAGCGGGCCTGGCTGTCATGGGGAAAAACCTGGCTATGAATATCGAAAGCAAGGGATTTTCCGTTTCAGTGTACAACCGCTCGCCGGAGAAGACGAAGGATCTGGTATCGGAAGCGCAGGGGAAAAATCTGGTCGGCACGTACAGCGTCGAACAATTCGTCGAGTCGCTTGAAACGCCGCGCAAAATCATCATCATGGTCAAAGCGGGACAGCCGACCGACGATACGATCAATCAGCTTGTGCCGCATCTGAGCGAAGGGGATATTCTCATCGACGGCGGCAACGCCTTTTTCCCCGACACGCAGCGAAGAAATAAAGAGCTGCAGGCCAAAGGACTGCGCTTTATCGGCGCAGGAATTTCCGGCGGCGAAGAAGGCGCGTTGAAAGGCCCGGCGATCATGCCCGGCGGGCAAAAAGACGCGTACGAGCTTGTCGAACCGATTCTGACCGCCATCTCGGCGAAAGTGAACGGCGACCCGTGCTCGACGTATATCGGTCCGGACGGTGCCGGCCATTATGTGAAAATGGTTCATAACGGCATCGAATACGGCGATATGCAGCTGATCGGCGAAGCGTACCATCTGCTGAAGGACGTGCTGAAGCTTGACACGGACCAACTGCACGAAATTTTTTCGGAATGGAACAAAGGCGAGCTGGACAGCTATTTAATCGAGATTACCGCCGATATTTTCTCCAAGCGCGATCCGGAGACCGGCAAGCCGATGGTGGACGTCATTCTCGACTCCGCAGGCCAGAAAGGCACCGGCAAATGGACGAGCCAAAGCTCGCTTGACCTGGGCGTTCCGCTGTCCATCATTACCGAGTCCGTGTTCGCCCGGTTCCTCTCCGCGATGAAAGAGGAGCGCACTGCGGCCAGCAAACGGCTGTCGGGCCCGGCGGCATCCGCTTATGACGGCGATCCGCAGGAGTTCATCGAGGCGGTGCGCAAAGCGCTTTATGCCAGCAAAATTGCGTCCTATGCGCAGGGCTTCGCGCAGATGAAAGCCGCATCCGACGCGTTCGGCTGGAACTTGAACTACGGCCGCATCGCGATGATTTTCCGCGGCGGCTGCATTATCCGCGCGAGATTTTTGCAAAATATTAAAGACGCGTACGACCGCGATCCGGAGCTGAAAAACCTGCTGCTGGACGAATATTTCAGCAGCATCGTCGAGAACTACCAGGAAGCATGGCGCCGCGTAATTGCGATCGCAGTAACCCGGGGGATTCCGGTGCCTGCATTCGCTTCCGCCCTGGCGTATTACGACAGCTACCGCACAGAACGGCTTCCGGCTAACCTGCTGCAGGCGCAGCGGGACTATTTCGGGGCGCACACGTTCGAGCGCGTCGACCGGGAAGGCAGCTTCCACTTCCAATGGATGGACAATCAACCGGTAGAGCATTCCGTCAAATCATAA
- a CDS encoding class I SAM-dependent methyltransferase, producing MRGDYGIDAPGVVRNLALAGAGAFLLAIAAFSSFPGRLHGLGLAIGFVFLIGFLVFEAEALYMIWSSKKGKFRERERLLELVKLQGGENVLDVGCGRGLVLNAAARRLTTGKAVGIDIWNKQDQSGNGPAATWANAKVEGVAERVEIVDGDARSMPFGDNEYDVVVSSLAIHNIRETEERYRALSEMMRVLKPGGRFAILDFQYVKEYAEGFERLGANDLRIVGPHWLMFPPVRIVTGRKPS from the coding sequence ATGAGGGGTGATTACGGGATCGACGCGCCCGGCGTCGTACGAAATCTGGCGCTGGCGGGAGCGGGGGCCTTCCTTCTGGCCATCGCGGCTTTTTCCTCATTCCCGGGCAGGCTGCACGGACTGGGATTGGCAATCGGCTTCGTTTTCCTGATCGGTTTCCTGGTGTTCGAGGCCGAGGCGCTGTATATGATTTGGAGCAGCAAAAAAGGAAAATTCCGCGAGCGGGAACGTTTGCTTGAGCTTGTTAAGCTGCAAGGCGGCGAAAACGTGCTGGATGTCGGCTGCGGCCGGGGGCTTGTGCTAAACGCCGCGGCCCGCAGGCTGACGACCGGGAAAGCGGTCGGGATCGATATTTGGAACAAACAGGACCAGTCGGGCAACGGTCCGGCCGCGACTTGGGCAAACGCCAAGGTTGAAGGGGTGGCCGAACGGGTGGAAATTGTGGACGGCGACGCGCGGAGCATGCCGTTCGGGGATAACGAATACGACGTGGTCGTATCCAGTCTGGCCATTCACAATATTCGAGAGACCGAGGAGCGGTACAGAGCTTTGAGCGAAATGATGCGTGTTCTTAAGCCCGGCGGACGTTTTGCGATCCTTGACTTTCAGTATGTGAAGGAATACGCCGAAGGGTTCGAACGGCTTGGCGCGAACGATTTGCGGATCGTCGGGCCGCATTGGCTCATGTTTCCGCCGGTCCGGATTGTAACGGGGCGTAAACCGTCCTGA
- a CDS encoding acetamidase/formamidase family protein — MTVHRFVPSVYHNTIGSHDPILRVRSGDTIETTSVDAAGMDIRGDQVARRSNPMTGPFYIEGAEPGDMLAVRFERIYPNRDWGWAANLIAPNVLDPDFVPTLPGKETVRWTVDLEAGTARLADSAPSLAYLHVELAPFLGCFGVAPANGQAISTATSGEYGGNMDYKGFVEGVTAYFPVFAEGALLHVGDGHAVQGDGEITGNGIEISMDIRFTVEVIKGKTTRWPRGDSGTHLFTVGNARPLDQAVQHATTEMVRWLGDDYGLSTTEASILLSQCVEYELGNIFDPAYTMVCKLNKRFLPKMPA; from the coding sequence ATGACGGTTCACCGGTTTGTGCCATCGGTTTACCACAACACGATCGGTTCGCATGACCCCATTTTGCGCGTCCGCAGCGGCGATACGATCGAGACGACGTCCGTCGACGCGGCCGGAATGGATATTCGCGGCGATCAGGTCGCGAGGAGAAGCAATCCGATGACAGGCCCTTTTTACATCGAAGGGGCAGAGCCCGGCGACATGCTTGCGGTCCGCTTCGAACGGATTTACCCGAACCGGGACTGGGGCTGGGCGGCGAATCTTATTGCTCCGAATGTGCTGGATCCGGACTTTGTTCCGACTCTGCCGGGCAAGGAAACGGTCCGCTGGACGGTCGATTTGGAGGCGGGCACGGCCCGCTTGGCCGACTCGGCTCCTTCGCTTGCTTATCTGCACGTGGAGCTGGCTCCTTTTCTGGGATGCTTCGGCGTGGCTCCCGCAAACGGACAGGCCATTTCCACCGCCACATCGGGCGAATACGGCGGAAATATGGATTATAAAGGCTTTGTCGAAGGCGTAACGGCGTATTTCCCCGTCTTTGCCGAAGGCGCCCTCCTGCATGTCGGTGACGGTCACGCCGTGCAGGGGGACGGAGAAATTACGGGAAACGGAATCGAAATATCCATGGATATCCGGTTTACCGTCGAAGTGATCAAAGGCAAGACGACCCGCTGGCCGCGCGGCGATTCCGGCACCCATTTGTTTACTGTCGGCAATGCACGACCGCTGGACCAAGCCGTACAGCATGCAACGACGGAGATGGTGCGCTGGTTAGGCGACGATTACGGTTTGAGCACGACCGAGGCCAGTATTTTACTCAGCCAATGCGTCGAGTACGAGCTGGGGAACATATTCGATCCGGCATACACGATGGTGTGCAAATTGAACAAGCGTTTTCTGCCGAAAATGCCGGCATAA
- a CDS encoding serine hydrolase domain-containing protein, which translates to MDKRMVLPRSVPEAQGISSAAVSDFLKAVQNDSKMELHSFMLLRHGQVVAEGWWSPYAAYLPHSLYSLSKSFTSTAIGLAVEEGRISLDDRVVEFFPEEAPQDVSANLSAMRIRHLLMMGTGHAEEPKLRENPRNNWVEAFLHAPVVYEPGTHFVYNSGATYMLSAILQKVSGEKLLDYLQPRLLLPLGIEGATWESCPMGIHVGGWGLSVKTEDIAKFGQLYLQKGVWNGSCILPEAWVAEATSKHIENSNQNVDWAQGYGYQFWRCRHGAYRGDGYLGQYCIVMQEQDAVAVFTSGTGDMQAVLNLVWEHLLPAMQPGTLPANNEAAAALSAQLNGLALGLPRDQPSSPREAELSGNVYRLDENETGWSTFSIRFDQEEAAVVIRNGNGEHTIRSGRGEWLTGVSRIQQNVDRAVASSFTWRGPDTLELTVRHIETPFGHTVTCRLEDAGIALEIRQNVGGPELIALRGKQA; encoded by the coding sequence ATGGATAAACGAATGGTTTTGCCGAGAAGCGTTCCGGAAGCGCAAGGAATTTCTTCTGCGGCGGTTTCGGATTTTTTGAAAGCGGTTCAAAACGACAGCAAAATGGAGCTGCACAGCTTCATGCTGCTCCGGCACGGCCAGGTGGTCGCCGAAGGCTGGTGGTCGCCTTACGCGGCGTACCTGCCGCATTCGCTTTATTCGCTGAGCAAAAGCTTCACTTCGACCGCCATCGGACTCGCTGTGGAGGAAGGGAGAATCTCGCTCGACGACCGGGTCGTGGAGTTCTTCCCGGAAGAAGCCCCGCAGGACGTATCGGCGAATTTGTCGGCCATGCGGATCCGCCATCTGCTCATGATGGGCACCGGTCACGCCGAAGAGCCGAAGCTGCGGGAGAACCCGCGGAACAATTGGGTTGAAGCGTTTTTGCACGCGCCGGTGGTGTACGAGCCGGGCACGCATTTCGTTTATAACAGCGGGGCGACCTACATGCTGTCCGCCATTTTGCAAAAGGTGAGCGGGGAGAAGCTGCTCGATTATTTGCAGCCCCGCCTGCTGCTGCCGCTCGGGATTGAAGGCGCGACGTGGGAGTCGTGTCCGATGGGCATTCATGTCGGCGGCTGGGGGCTCAGCGTCAAAACCGAAGATATCGCCAAATTCGGCCAGCTGTATTTGCAGAAAGGCGTCTGGAACGGCAGCTGCATCCTGCCGGAGGCTTGGGTGGCGGAAGCGACCTCGAAGCACATCGAGAACAGCAATCAAAACGTCGACTGGGCGCAAGGCTACGGCTATCAGTTTTGGCGGTGCCGGCACGGGGCGTACCGCGGCGACGGTTATCTCGGCCAGTATTGCATCGTCATGCAGGAGCAGGATGCGGTGGCCGTATTTACAAGCGGGACGGGCGACATGCAGGCCGTGCTGAACCTTGTCTGGGAGCATTTGCTTCCCGCCATGCAGCCGGGCACGCTGCCCGCGAACAACGAAGCCGCGGCCGCACTGTCCGCGCAGCTGAACGGACTTGCGCTCGGGCTGCCGCGCGATCAACCGAGCTCCCCCAGAGAAGCGGAGCTTTCGGGCAACGTATACCGGCTGGACGAGAACGAAACCGGCTGGAGCACGTTCTCCATCCGCTTTGATCAGGAAGAAGCTGCCGTCGTCATCCGAAACGGGAACGGCGAGCATACGATCCGCAGCGGCCGCGGAGAATGGCTGACCGGCGTATCCCGCATCCAGCAAAATGTCGACCGCGCGGTCGCTTCCAGCTTCACCTGGCGCGGCCCGGACACGTTGGAGC